The proteins below are encoded in one region of Fibrobacterota bacterium:
- a CDS encoding Hsp20/alpha crystallin family protein, with product MAALDWTFAPMANLEREFDRLRRQMDSVFGRIGPDFAAGFPPINIYDRDAEMIVAVQAPGMRKEDLGIELRENTLTVTGRRDAPEASRDASTLREESAFGEFRRSVRLEPRLAQDKVEAKLKDGILWLRLPKSEEAKSKQISINA from the coding sequence ATGGCAGCACTCGATTGGACGTTCGCGCCGATGGCAAACCTCGAACGGGAGTTCGATCGCTTGCGCAGGCAAATGGATTCCGTTTTCGGCCGCATCGGGCCCGATTTCGCGGCCGGTTTCCCGCCCATCAATATTTACGACCGGGACGCGGAAATGATCGTGGCCGTGCAGGCGCCCGGCATGCGGAAAGAGGATCTCGGCATCGAACTACGCGAGAACACCCTTACGGTAACGGGACGCCGCGACGCCCCCGAAGCCTCCCGGGACGCGTCTACCTTGCGGGAAGAAAGCGCCTTCGGGGAGTTCCGCCGTTCCGTGCGCCTGGAACCGCGCCTGGCCCAGGACAAGGTCGAAGCCAAGCTCAAGGACGGCATCCTTTGGCTGAGGCTGCCCAAGAGCGAAGAGGCCAAGTCGAAGCAGATATCCATCAACGCATGA